In a genomic window of Dyadobacter fermentans DSM 18053:
- the rplL gene encoding 50S ribosomal protein L7/L12 — translation MADLKAFAEQLVNLTVKEVNELAAILKDEYGIEPAAAGAVMVAGPAGGAGADAPAVEEKTSFDVILKSAGAGKLAVVKLVKDLTGLGLKEAKELVDGAPKPVKEGVAKDEADALKKQLEEAGAEVEVK, via the coding sequence ATGGCAGATTTGAAAGCTTTCGCAGAACAGCTTGTTAACCTTACGGTTAAAGAAGTGAACGAATTGGCTGCAATTCTTAAAGACGAGTACGGTATTGAGCCAGCAGCTGCTGGTGCAGTAATGGTAGCAGGTCCTGCTGGTGGCGCTGGTGCTGATGCTCCTGCGGTTGAAGAGAAAACATCTTTCGATGTGATCTTGAAATCAGCTGGTGCTGGTAAATTGGCTGTTGTGAAATTGGTTAAAGACCTGACTGGTCTTGGCCTGAAAGAAGCGAAAGAACTCGTTGACGGCGCTCCAAAACCTGTAAAAGAAGGTGTTGCTAAAGACGAAGCTGATGCTTTGAAAAAGCAATTGGAAGAAGCTGGTGCAGAAGTTGAAGTGAAGTAA
- the rpoB gene encoding DNA-directed RNA polymerase subunit beta, whose product MATINPKTPRKNFSRINQIIDYPDLLGIQVQSFRDFFSLDTSVEDRSGEGLYKVFAENFPIADSRENFVLEFIDYLLEPPKYSVDESIDRGLTYAVPLKAKLRLICNDADHEEFETIEQEVFLGNIPYMTERGSFVINGAERVIVSQLHRSPGVFFSMSKHTNGSKLYSARIIPFKGSWIEFSTDVNNVMYAYIDRKKKFPVTTLLRAIGFGSDKDILDLFGLSEEISATPANLKKAVGRRLAARVLRTWTEDFVDEDTGEVVSIQRNEVLLERDSTISADDIDVILESGQKSIIMHKEDMNVADYNIIYNTLQKDSSNSDKEAVEQIYRQLRNAEAPDEQTARDVIQSLFFSDKRYDLGDVGRYRINKKLGSDTSLDVRVLTTGDIVSIVKYLIGLINAKAVVDDIDHLSNRRVRTVGEQLYAQFGVGLARMARTIKERMNVRDNEDFKPVDLINARTLSSVINSFFGTNQLSQFMDQTNPLAEITHKRRMSALGPGGLSRERAGFEVRDVHYTHYGRLCTIETPEGPNIGLISSLCVFAKVNGMGFIETPYRVIDGSGKLTDELIYMTAEEEDSKYIAQANASVDKEGNFTVEKIKTRFEGDFPMVDPSQASYMDVAANQIVSVAASLIPFLEHDDANRALMGSNMQRQGVPLLRPQAPIVGTGLERRVAMDSRALVVAEGDGEIEFVDSKKIVVKYDRTDEDRLVSFIDDSVTYNLVKFRRTNQDTCLNLQPMVLKGQKVKKGEPLCQGYGTEGGELALGRNLLVAFMPWQGYNFEDAIVISEKVVRDDIFTSIHIEEFELEVRDTKRGEEELTAEIPNVSEETVKNLDENGIVQVGTEVKEGDILIGKITPKGESDPTPEEKLLRAIFGDKAGDVKDASKKAPPSMKGVVIDTKLFSRPTKEERAKHKDELRLLMKKYSRDLTALRGRVIDKLVQLTDGKTSSGVKHKFGDELISKGMKFNVRNISENLFPANNPYRDESQYAVPEEVNLIGDVLTDSWSDDADTNRQISLVLKNYLNARSEVMGRFKRDRFALEVGDELPAGIVKLAKVYIAKKRKLKVGDKMAGRHGNKGVVARIVRDEDMPFLEDGTPVNIVLNPLGVPSRMNIGQIYETILAWAGLKLGRRYATPIFDGATEAEVAAELKEAGLPDWGRTYLYNGLTGEQFDQPVTVGLMYMMKLGHLVDDKMHARSIGPYSLITQQPLGGKAQFGGQRFGEMEVWALEAFGASHILQEILTVKSDDVVGRAKAYEAIVKGENLPKPNIPESFNVLVHELRGLALEITLD is encoded by the coding sequence TTGGCTACTATTAATCCAAAAACACCAAGAAAGAACTTCTCAAGGATCAATCAGATTATCGATTATCCGGATCTTTTGGGAATCCAGGTACAATCATTCCGGGATTTCTTCAGTCTGGATACGTCGGTTGAAGACCGTTCCGGAGAAGGACTTTACAAAGTTTTCGCTGAAAACTTCCCCATCGCCGACTCACGCGAAAACTTCGTTCTCGAGTTCATCGATTACCTCCTTGAACCACCGAAGTATTCTGTCGACGAATCCATCGATCGCGGTCTGACTTACGCAGTGCCTTTGAAGGCGAAACTGCGTTTGATCTGTAATGACGCCGATCATGAAGAATTTGAAACCATTGAGCAGGAAGTATTCCTCGGAAACATTCCTTACATGACCGAACGCGGTTCGTTCGTGATCAATGGTGCTGAGCGTGTAATCGTATCTCAGCTTCACCGTTCACCAGGCGTGTTCTTCTCGATGAGCAAGCACACCAACGGTTCCAAACTATATTCTGCGCGGATTATTCCATTCAAAGGTTCCTGGATCGAATTCTCTACGGACGTGAACAACGTGATGTACGCGTACATCGACCGTAAGAAGAAGTTCCCGGTAACTACACTTTTGAGAGCGATCGGTTTCGGATCTGATAAAGACATCCTCGACCTCTTCGGCCTTTCGGAAGAAATCAGCGCAACACCTGCTAACCTGAAAAAGGCAGTAGGACGCCGGTTGGCGGCAAGGGTTCTCCGTACTTGGACTGAGGACTTCGTGGATGAGGATACCGGCGAGGTAGTGTCAATCCAGCGTAACGAAGTGTTGCTGGAACGTGACTCTACTATTTCTGCGGATGATATCGATGTGATCCTGGAATCAGGTCAGAAATCGATCATCATGCACAAAGAGGACATGAACGTAGCGGATTATAACATCATTTATAATACGCTTCAAAAAGATAGCTCAAACTCCGACAAGGAAGCTGTTGAGCAAATTTACCGTCAGCTGCGTAATGCGGAAGCTCCGGACGAGCAAACTGCACGTGACGTGATCCAGAGCTTGTTCTTCTCGGATAAGCGTTACGACCTGGGCGATGTAGGCCGTTACCGTATCAACAAGAAATTGGGATCGGATACCAGCCTCGACGTGCGCGTTCTGACAACCGGTGATATCGTTTCCATCGTGAAATACCTGATCGGTTTGATCAATGCGAAAGCGGTAGTCGATGATATCGATCACTTGTCAAACCGTCGTGTACGTACGGTTGGCGAGCAGTTGTATGCACAGTTTGGTGTAGGTTTGGCACGTATGGCGCGTACCATCAAGGAGCGTATGAACGTGCGTGATAACGAAGATTTCAAACCTGTTGATCTGATCAATGCAAGAACATTGTCATCAGTAATCAACTCGTTCTTCGGTACCAACCAGCTTTCTCAGTTCATGGACCAAACCAACCCATTGGCTGAGATTACGCACAAACGTCGTATGTCGGCACTCGGGCCAGGTGGTCTTTCCCGTGAAAGAGCAGGTTTCGAGGTTCGTGACGTTCACTACACCCACTACGGGCGTCTGTGTACGATCGAAACACCCGAAGGTCCGAACATCGGTCTGATCTCGTCACTTTGCGTATTTGCGAAAGTGAATGGAATGGGCTTCATCGAAACGCCTTACCGCGTGATCGACGGCTCAGGAAAGCTGACCGACGAGCTGATTTACATGACGGCGGAAGAAGAAGATTCCAAGTACATCGCACAAGCGAATGCTTCTGTGGATAAAGAAGGAAACTTCACCGTTGAGAAAATTAAAACACGTTTCGAAGGTGACTTCCCGATGGTAGATCCTTCGCAAGCGTCTTATATGGACGTTGCTGCCAACCAGATCGTATCGGTAGCGGCTTCGCTGATCCCGTTCCTCGAACACGATGATGCGAACCGTGCATTGATGGGATCGAACATGCAGCGCCAGGGTGTGCCTTTGTTGCGCCCTCAGGCTCCAATCGTAGGAACTGGTCTGGAACGCCGTGTTGCCATGGACTCACGTGCATTGGTAGTAGCGGAAGGCGACGGTGAAATCGAATTCGTGGATTCGAAGAAAATCGTTGTGAAATACGACAGAACGGATGAGGACCGTCTGGTAAGCTTCATTGACGACAGTGTTACTTACAACCTCGTGAAATTCCGTCGTACCAACCAGGACACTTGCTTGAACCTTCAACCAATGGTGTTGAAAGGCCAGAAAGTGAAGAAAGGCGAGCCGCTTTGCCAGGGATATGGTACCGAAGGTGGCGAGTTGGCATTGGGCCGTAACTTGTTGGTTGCATTCATGCCTTGGCAGGGATACAACTTCGAGGATGCGATCGTAATCTCCGAAAAAGTAGTACGCGACGATATCTTTACTTCGATCCACATCGAAGAATTCGAACTGGAAGTGCGTGATACCAAACGCGGAGAAGAAGAGCTGACCGCTGAGATCCCGAACGTAAGTGAGGAAACTGTGAAGAACCTCGACGAAAATGGTATCGTACAAGTAGGTACTGAGGTTAAAGAAGGTGATATCCTGATCGGTAAGATTACTCCAAAAGGAGAATCTGATCCTACCCCGGAAGAAAAACTCCTTCGTGCGATCTTCGGCGATAAGGCTGGTGATGTGAAGGATGCTTCCAAAAAAGCACCGCCATCGATGAAAGGTGTGGTAATCGATACCAAACTGTTCTCCCGCCCGACCAAAGAAGAGCGTGCAAAACATAAAGACGAGCTGCGTCTGTTGATGAAGAAATACAGCCGTGACCTGACGGCATTGCGCGGTCGTGTGATCGACAAGCTGGTTCAGCTGACTGACGGCAAAACGAGCTCAGGCGTGAAGCACAAATTCGGTGACGAGCTGATCAGCAAAGGAATGAAGTTCAATGTGAGAAATATCTCCGAGAACTTGTTCCCTGCGAACAACCCGTACCGCGACGAAAGCCAGTACGCTGTTCCCGAAGAGGTAAACCTCATCGGAGACGTATTGACCGACTCTTGGAGCGACGACGCTGACACCAACCGTCAGATCTCGCTGGTGTTGAAAAACTACCTGAATGCCCGCAGCGAAGTAATGGGCCGCTTCAAACGCGATCGTTTCGCATTGGAAGTAGGTGATGAATTGCCAGCAGGTATCGTGAAACTCGCGAAAGTATACATCGCTAAGAAGCGCAAGCTGAAAGTGGGTGATAAAATGGCGGGTCGCCACGGTAACAAAGGGGTTGTTGCCCGTATCGTTCGTGACGAGGATATGCCATTCCTGGAAGACGGAACGCCGGTAAACATCGTGTTGAACCCACTCGGGGTACCTTCACGTATGAACATCGGTCAGATTTACGAAACCATCCTCGCATGGGCTGGTCTGAAACTTGGCCGACGCTACGCAACACCGATCTTTGACGGTGCTACCGAAGCGGAAGTTGCTGCCGAGTTGAAAGAAGCAGGTCTGCCGGATTGGGGACGTACTTATCTGTACAATGGTCTCACTGGTGAGCAGTTCGACCAGCCGGTTACAGTCGGTCTGATGTACATGATGAAACTGGGCCACTTGGTTGACGATAAAATGCACGCGCGTTCTATCGGGCCATACTCGCTCATTACTCAACAACCATTGGGTGGTAAAGCGCAGTTCGGTGGACAGCGTTTCGGTGAAATGGAAGTGTGGGCGCTTGAAGCGTTCGGTGCTTCCCACATTCTGCAAGAGATCCTCACTGTGAAATCCGATGATGTGGTAGGCCGTGCCAAAGCGTACGAAGCGATCGTGAAAGGTGAAAACCTTCCGAAACCAAATATCCCAGAGTCATTCAACGTACTTGTTCACGAGCTTCGCGGACTAGCATTGGAGATTACACTGGACTAA